The Desulfovibrio psychrotolerans genomic interval GTGGTGTCTTTGGAGGCACGCGGCTCCATCTTCCAGCGGTCATTCTCTACCAAGGGCATGGGCAGGGGGCTTGGGACTTACAGCATGAAGCTTCTGACCACCAACTATCTGAAGGGGCAGGTTTCCTACTCCTCGTGCAATGAGCGGGGGACGTGTTTCAGCCTGATGCTGCCTGCCGTGCTCGGGGTTTCTGATCAGACGGATATCCCCACTGCGCCGGGAAAATCTGCCGCCTAGAGGGCAACCATCGGGGGGAACAGGTCATGGCATCGCTGCGCATTCTTATAGCCGAAGACGACAAGCTTAGCGCCACACTGCTCAAAGCCATGCTGGAGGCGGAGGGTCATTCCGTATGTGCCGTTTCCGGCAGCGGCGGTGATGCCGTGGAGGCAGCGCGGCGGCTTGCTCCTGATGCGGTGCTCATGGATATCTTTCTGCGGGACGAGATGTCCGGGGTGGAGGCGGCGCGGACCATTGTGCGGGACTTGGCCATACCTACCCTTTTTGTCACCGGTGCGTCTGACCGGGCACTGCTGGAGCAGGTGGTGGAGAGCGGTGCGCTGGGGCTGATGAAAAAGCCCGTGAGCGCGGACGAGCTGCGTGTGAACCTGCGCATTCTGCTGCATCATCAGAATCTGAGCCATCGTCTGCGTGTGCAGGCGGCGGAGTTTAAACGCCTGTTCATGCATGCTCCCGTGGGCATGTTTGTGCGCGATACCGTCGGCAGGCTGCTGGACTGCAATGAGGCGCTTGCCCGCCTGATGGGCTATGATGCCGCCGCCAGCCTGCTTGCCGCTATTCCCGTGGCGCAGGGGCTGTATCATCCCGACGGCGGGGAGCTGTGCTGCGCAGAGGCGCATGACACCGCGTGCGAGGGGCTGCCGGGGGTACCTGTCCGGTTGCGGCACCGTGAGGGACGGGCTGTGGCTGCCACGGAATATCGCCCGGTTCTGTCCGGTGTTCCGGCTGACGCGCAGGCATACCTTGCCGTGATCATTCCGCGCTGACGGTCTGGCCCATAATCCGTCCCCATAATCCGTCCTCACAATTCACTGGCAATCCGCTGGCAATTCGCCGCACATTCCTCCCGGCAAGTACCTCCGTCAATCCGTTCTGCCGATTTCTTCATCGCGCGCAGGATTCATGTCCTGTTCCGGGACCGCGCCGTGCGTCCGGCGACACCGCGCGCCTAGCGCACGAGCCGCGTTTCAAACTGCGGCGGCTCCATGACCTGCTTTTTGACAGGGCAGCCTTCTACCGTGCGCACAAGGGCGGTTTCATATTCCTGCGGAAAACCGGGCGGCAGGGTGATAACGGTGGTTATCTTCTGCGCCCGGTATTTTTTGGGGTCCGGGTCGAACTCGCATTCCACGGCAATGGACAGGCCCTCTGCAGAAATGCCCTTACGGTCGCAGAAACGCTTGGCGAATACGCCCGCGCAGGTGGCCAGCGAGGCAAAGAACAGCTCGAAAGGGGTGGGGGCGCTGTTTTCGCCGCCCTGTTCCGGCTTCTGGTCCGTGTGGACGCCGAAGCCGCGGATGGTGGCGGAGATACGCATGCCGCCGTCAAACGTGACATTCAGTACGCTATTATCCATGATCATTCCTTGGTCATTGCGTTTGTCGGGAGAGCGTGCTTTCCGCTAGCCTATGGTTTCCACGGCGGCGTAACGGGGTTCGTGCAGGGCGATGACGGTATCTGCCATGGATTTTACGCGGAGCATGACCTCGTAACTTTCCACCGGATTGATGCAGGTGCCGGGCGGAATGACTTCCATCTCCTTGGCGCGGATTTCCGCAGGGGGATTGAGATTTTCGTCAATGACGCAGAAGCCGGTTATGGCCACGGTGCCCTGTGCGGTGTCTATGAGGACGCTGAGTCCGCCTTCGGTATGCGCGGGAGTGTGCACCACGCGTATGCCGGGCACTATTTCCATCTCCGGCTCGCTGATGGCGCGTATCTGGCCGTTTTCCTCCACATCTTCAATGTAGTCTTCCAGATAGCGGAAATCCAGCGGATGCGGGTTGTGGATGCGTTCCAGTTCCTTTTCGTGCACGTAAATCACCGCGTTTTCGCACTTGTAGTCGTTTTCGCAGTGGTCGTTGTGCAGGTGGGTGTGGATGATGATGTCTATGTCCGCAGGCGCAAGACCGTATTTGGCAAGACCTTCCTCAAAGGTATAGATGGGGCCGCCTATGGCGTTTGCCCTGTCCTCTGACTTGATGGGTTGCATTTCGCCTGTATCAATGAGGATTTTCTTGTCGCCGCCTTCCACGTACCAGCAGTAGATGGGAATGGTGTAGCTTTTTCCGTAATCGTGCTGGTAGGTCATCATGCCCTTGTCGAAGACTTTGGTTCCCATGACGATGGGATGGATTTTGTAGTGCATGGCGTTCTCCGTATGGGGTTTCGGATGGTGCTTGCTGCGGCAGGTGGTTGAAGAGCCGGTGCCGCTGCTGACCGTTTTTGTCGTTTTTCCGGTGCTCTTGGCCGTTGGGAGACTATAAGCACTTTGCCGCAGACTGTCATGGTATCTCCTCCCGAACCGGGAGGAATTTTTTATGAGCGGGAAGCTTGGACGACGCGCCGGGAGAGGGGCGCAGAAAAGTGACGTTTTGAGCGTGGGGCGGGAGAAACCGTTTCGCGGGCGTATATCGGGATTCCGGCTAGTCGAAAGAGCGCCTGCGCGGCAGGAACGTGCTGCGCAGGAAATGCGGATGGAAGAAGTGGAGGGGGTTTGCCACTATCTTGTCCGGCAGGATGTGATACCAGCGGTAGCCCAGCGCGGCGAAATAGCGGTGTGCCTGTGCCCTGAAGCCGGTTTCTGTTGCCGCGAGCAGGGCGGCGTCCCGCTGGCAGCGGGAAGAGGATACGGGGCGCAGTATGCGCGGGCTGAATCCGTAGCGGCGCAGAGTGGCGCGCACCCGCTTGAATTCACGGAAGCGGGAAACCGCGTCTGCCTGACAGAGCAGCACGCCCCAAGCGAAGAGGGCGGAGAGCACCCAGAAGATGCCGCCGAGCAACGGATTGCCCGCACCGGTGAGCAGGCGTGCCTCCAGCCCGAAGAACAACGCAAGAAACGCCATACTGATGGTGGTCATATGGGGAAAAGGGGCTACCCGCACGTAGCGTGAGATCATTTGCATGAACGTGGTACGCATGTGTGTCTTCCGTGAGTATAGATGTACGGCAGGCAAAGGGGCGAGTCAACCGATTCCGGCGGGGCGGCTTTCGGCCGCATTGCTCCCATTGGCGCGGAAGGTGAGGCGTGGGAATGGCGCGGTGTTACCGGAAGATGATTCTGTCGCCGCCGGAGTTGCGTGCCTCTTGCAGCCGTTTTTCCGCCTTGGCGATGAGGGGGCTTGGCAGCATTTCGGAGGGTGCAAGCTCCGTGGAGTCTGCAATGCCTGCGGACAGCGTTACGGTGAGGGGGTGGCCGTCTACGTCGAACCGGGCGGCGTCCACATTGGCGCGCACGGTGTCGAGCAGCCCCTTGGCGGCGGTGCGGTCTGTGCCGGGCATGAGCACTGCGAAC includes:
- a CDS encoding response regulator; this encodes MASLRILIAEDDKLSATLLKAMLEAEGHSVCAVSGSGGDAVEAARRLAPDAVLMDIFLRDEMSGVEAARTIVRDLAIPTLFVTGASDRALLEQVVESGALGLMKKPVSADELRVNLRILLHHQNLSHRLRVQAAEFKRLFMHAPVGMFVRDTVGRLLDCNEALARLMGYDAAASLLAAIPVAQGLYHPDGGELCCAEAHDTACEGLPGVPVRLRHREGRAVAATEYRPVLSGVPADAQAYLAVIIPR
- a CDS encoding OsmC family protein codes for the protein MDNSVLNVTFDGGMRISATIRGFGVHTDQKPEQGGENSAPTPFELFFASLATCAGVFAKRFCDRKGISAEGLSIAVECEFDPDPKKYRAQKITTVITLPPGFPQEYETALVRTVEGCPVKKQVMEPPQFETRLVR
- a CDS encoding N-acyl homoserine lactonase family protein yields the protein MHYKIHPIVMGTKVFDKGMMTYQHDYGKSYTIPIYCWYVEGGDKKILIDTGEMQPIKSEDRANAIGGPIYTFEEGLAKYGLAPADIDIIIHTHLHNDHCENDYKCENAVIYVHEKELERIHNPHPLDFRYLEDYIEDVEENGQIRAISEPEMEIVPGIRVVHTPAHTEGGLSVLIDTAQGTVAITGFCVIDENLNPPAEIRAKEMEVIPPGTCINPVESYEVMLRVKSMADTVIALHEPRYAAVETIG